In Paracoccus fistulariae, a single window of DNA contains:
- a CDS encoding TRAP transporter small permease subunit: MIRRLTRAIDRMNTAIGQVVSFLIWAGIAVLCYEVVARYVFGQPTVWAHGYTQRIFGSYFILIGAYTLIQRDHVRVDILLTPESSRRNAFLDLLNYAFLILWGTVLTIEGWRFFMDAWRWAEVDDSALRHAMWPPKLALFLGSLLITLQGISEAIKAVLYLISPSDAEAAKAEDAEQEMLPHDA; the protein is encoded by the coding sequence ATGATCCGCCGTCTGACCCGCGCCATCGACAGGATGAACACCGCCATCGGCCAGGTCGTCAGCTTCCTGATCTGGGCCGGGATCGCGGTGCTGTGCTACGAGGTCGTCGCGCGCTATGTCTTCGGTCAGCCGACGGTCTGGGCGCATGGCTATACGCAGCGGATTTTCGGATCCTATTTCATCCTGATCGGTGCCTATACCCTGATCCAGCGCGATCACGTCCGGGTCGACATTCTGCTGACGCCCGAATCCTCGCGTCGCAACGCTTTTCTGGACCTGCTGAATTACGCCTTCCTGATCCTCTGGGGGACGGTTCTGACCATCGAAGGCTGGCGCTTCTTTATGGACGCCTGGCGATGGGCCGAGGTCGATGACAGCGCCCTGCGCCACGCCATGTGGCCGCCCAAGCTGGCGCTGTTCCTTGGCAGCCTGCTGATCACCCTTCAGGGCATCAGCGAGGCAATCAAGGCAGTGCTCTACCTGATCTCGCCAAGCGATGCCGAGGCCGCCAAGGCAGAAGATGCCGAACAGGAGATGCTTCCCCATGACGCCTGA
- a CDS encoding TRAP transporter large permease, with product MTPEILTYGMFGTLLIAVICGVSLSFAMGGTAVIFGYLIFGPNGMYSIVSAAFGGMWSILLSAIPLFTFIGVALAKSRIASDLYHAFYLWSGRMPGGLLLGTSGFAATLSAMTGSCAASTITTGMVGIPAMDQRGYDRKFVLGTIGASGTLGILIPPSITLILIGMQTGQSIGRLFLGGMIAGLIVLAVFMGYVAVRSWLRPELAPTIGETPPLRERLASLKSVILPVLIILSVLVSIFQGIATPTEAAAIGAAAVTLSVALRGELNWRYIKEVSYTTASVTGMVIWIVFGATAFTSIYGSGGGTAFMQQMLTGLSSSPLITILLIQLITLILGMFLDPVGIILLVLPIFFPIVVQLGFDPIWFCILFQLNLCIGYVSPPFGYNLFYLKTLSPRTPITQIYAAVLPFLLLMLGVGALIFAFPQLITAATSA from the coding sequence ATGACGCCTGAAATCCTGACCTACGGCATGTTTGGCACGTTGCTGATCGCCGTCATATGCGGTGTCTCGCTTTCGTTTGCCATGGGTGGCACCGCAGTTATCTTTGGTTATCTGATTTTTGGCCCGAACGGCATGTATTCCATCGTTTCGGCGGCCTTTGGCGGCATGTGGTCGATTTTGCTATCGGCGATCCCGCTGTTCACCTTTATCGGCGTGGCGCTGGCCAAATCCAGGATCGCCAGCGATCTTTATCATGCCTTCTACCTCTGGTCGGGGCGGATGCCCGGTGGATTGCTGCTGGGCACCTCGGGTTTCGCGGCCACGCTGTCGGCGATGACGGGCAGTTGCGCGGCCTCGACCATCACCACCGGCATGGTTGGCATTCCGGCTATGGATCAGCGCGGCTATGACCGCAAATTCGTGTTGGGCACGATCGGGGCATCAGGCACGCTGGGCATCCTGATCCCGCCCTCGATCACGCTGATCCTGATCGGAATGCAGACCGGCCAATCCATCGGGCGGCTGTTTCTGGGCGGCATGATTGCCGGGCTGATAGTTCTGGCGGTGTTCATGGGCTATGTGGCGGTCCGCAGTTGGCTGCGCCCGGAACTGGCGCCAACCATCGGCGAGACGCCGCCGCTTCGCGAAAGGCTGGCCTCGCTGAAATCGGTGATCCTGCCCGTGCTGATCATCCTGTCGGTGCTTGTCTCGATCTTTCAGGGTATTGCGACGCCGACCGAGGCCGCCGCCATCGGCGCCGCCGCCGTCACCCTGTCAGTCGCGCTGCGGGGCGAGTTGAACTGGCGCTATATCAAAGAAGTCAGCTATACGACCGCATCGGTCACCGGCATGGTGATCTGGATCGTCTTTGGCGCCACCGCCTTTACCTCGATATATGGCAGCGGTGGCGGCACGGCCTTCATGCAGCAGATGCTGACCGGCCTCAGTTCGTCGCCCTTGATCACCATTCTGCTGATCCAACTGATCACGCTGATCCTTGGGATGTTCCTTGATCCGGTGGGGATTATTCTGTTGGTGCTGCCGATCTTCTTTCCGATCGTCGTACAACTTGGCTTTGATCCAATCTGGTTCTGCATCCTGTTCCAGTTGAACCTGTGCATTGGCTACGTGTCGCCGCCCTTCGGCTATAACCTGTTCTACCTGAAGACCCTCAGCCCCAGGACCCCTATCACGCAGATCTATGCGGCCGTGCTGCCGTTCCTGCTGCTAATGCTGGGCGTCGGTGCGCTGATCTTCGCCTTCCCGCAACTGATCACGGCAGCGACCAGTGCCTGA
- a CDS encoding TRAP transporter substrate-binding protein has product MNTKPTTPSRRHFLTGTTAALATAALAAPPAIAQGTTTWRMQTHWPTGNWYYEDVFVKFCNRVTEATGGELTITPVQNDGLVRTGEVLDAVRRGLLESAFIYPAYWIGRIPAAAHLNGFIGMWDKHEEMAAFMYEMGALDIIREAYAAQGVYQAGPVSYAGLALYSNRPLRTTADFAGWKVRSTGPAADVFVKMGATPVSIPGAELYQGLQTGVVDGAHWGSTSTGWGMNLQEVNKYIVRPDLVGHLNGEVIVGLDTWSKSSPEIQAIFNEIVRATSADASAHFLYRDMTYAQQFVDEMGGELTQLDEEALENLRRYSLEVVDEYSAKDPEYCGKLGPMLHELQKLRGLV; this is encoded by the coding sequence ATGAACACGAAACCAACGACGCCATCGCGCCGCCATTTCCTGACCGGCACGACCGCCGCCTTGGCCACCGCTGCGCTGGCCGCGCCGCCCGCCATCGCGCAGGGCACCACCACCTGGCGGATGCAGACCCACTGGCCGACCGGGAACTGGTACTACGAGGATGTCTTCGTCAAATTTTGCAACCGCGTGACCGAGGCCACGGGCGGCGAGTTGACGATCACCCCGGTCCAGAATGACGGACTTGTACGCACAGGCGAGGTGCTGGACGCCGTCCGCCGGGGCCTGTTGGAAAGCGCCTTCATCTATCCCGCCTACTGGATCGGACGCATCCCCGCTGCAGCGCATCTGAACGGCTTTATCGGCATGTGGGACAAGCACGAGGAAATGGCCGCCTTCATGTATGAAATGGGCGCTCTGGACATTATCCGCGAGGCCTATGCCGCGCAGGGCGTCTATCAGGCCGGGCCGGTGTCTTATGCAGGGCTGGCGCTGTATTCCAACCGCCCGCTGCGCACAACCGCCGATTTCGCCGGCTGGAAGGTGCGCTCGACCGGGCCGGCGGCGGATGTCTTCGTCAAGATGGGTGCGACGCCGGTGTCGATCCCGGGGGCGGAACTGTATCAGGGCCTGCAGACCGGCGTGGTCGACGGCGCGCATTGGGGCTCGACTTCGACTGGCTGGGGGATGAACCTGCAAGAGGTGAACAAATACATCGTTCGCCCCGATCTGGTCGGCCATCTGAACGGCGAGGTGATCGTCGGGCTGGATACCTGGAGCAAGAGCAGCCCCGAGATTCAAGCGATCTTCAACGAGATCGTGCGCGCCACATCCGCCGATGCCAGCGCGCATTTCCTGTATCGCGACATGACCTATGCGCAGCAATTCGTCGATGAAATGGGCGGCGAACTGACCCAGCTTGACGAAGAGGCGCTGGAAAATCTGCGCCGGTACTCGCTGGAAGTCGTGGACGAGTATTCCGCCAAGGACCCGGAATATTGCGGCAAGCTTGGGCCTATGCTGCATGAATTGCAGAAATTGCGAGGTCTGGTGTAG